One segment of Pleomorphomonas sp. PLEO DNA contains the following:
- the gcvPB gene encoding aminomethyl-transferring glycine dehydrogenase subunit GcvPB, translated as MIMNNVGRPTAPVATGTDAATSTFTGNQGLAIEEPLLFEVGRLDITGVDFDDVDTFEPRLGGLGRTAPVDLPGLTEPETMRHYVRLSRQNYAIDLGLYPLGSCTMKHNPRLNEVMARLPGFGDVHPLQPLSTVSGAVELVAELGRWLLELTGMASVAMSPKAGAHGEMCGMAAIKAAIVDRGEARDVVLVPESAHGTNPATAAQLGFRVVGVPARADGTVDPEEVRKRLGPDVAAIMLTNPNTCGLFERDIVEIAEAVHAAGAYFYADGANFNAIVGKVRPGDLGVDAMHINLHKTFSTPHGGGGPGAGPVVLSDRLAPYAPVPFVRFGEDGAAEFVETRKAASERGLKPFGRITAFHGQMGMFVRAVAYMMSHGADGLRQASEDAVLAANYVKACLKDVMTVAFPERPAMHEVLFNDHFLEGTGVTTLDFAKAMIDEGFHPMTMYFPLVVHGALLIEPTESESKASLDQFIGTLRHLAEKAKAGDVAAFKAAPQLAPRRRVDETLAARQPKLTYQG; from the coding sequence ATGATCATGAATAACGTGGGCCGCCCGACCGCGCCCGTCGCCACCGGCACGGACGCTGCCACATCCACCTTCACGGGCAATCAAGGGCTCGCCATCGAGGAGCCGTTGCTGTTCGAGGTCGGCCGTCTGGACATCACCGGTGTCGATTTCGATGACGTCGATACCTTCGAGCCGCGCCTTGGCGGCCTCGGCCGGACTGCGCCCGTCGATCTTCCTGGCCTCACCGAGCCGGAGACGATGCGTCATTACGTTCGCCTCAGCCGCCAGAACTACGCCATCGACCTTGGCCTCTATCCGCTTGGCTCCTGCACCATGAAGCACAACCCACGCCTCAACGAGGTGATGGCGCGGCTGCCGGGATTTGGCGACGTGCACCCGCTGCAGCCCTTGTCGACGGTGTCGGGCGCAGTCGAACTGGTCGCCGAGCTTGGTCGCTGGCTGCTGGAACTCACCGGCATGGCTTCGGTCGCGATGAGCCCCAAAGCCGGCGCCCACGGCGAGATGTGCGGCATGGCGGCGATCAAGGCGGCGATCGTCGATCGCGGCGAGGCGCGGGACGTGGTGCTGGTGCCCGAATCGGCCCATGGCACCAATCCGGCAACGGCTGCCCAGCTCGGGTTCCGCGTGGTTGGCGTGCCGGCGCGCGCCGACGGCACGGTCGATCCTGAGGAGGTCAGGAAACGCCTCGGGCCCGACGTGGCAGCGATCATGCTGACCAATCCCAACACCTGCGGCCTGTTCGAGCGCGATATTGTAGAGATTGCCGAGGCGGTGCATGCCGCTGGTGCCTATTTCTACGCTGACGGGGCGAACTTCAACGCCATCGTCGGCAAGGTTCGTCCGGGCGACCTTGGTGTCGACGCCATGCACATCAATCTGCACAAGACCTTCTCGACGCCGCACGGCGGCGGCGGTCCCGGTGCCGGTCCGGTCGTACTTTCCGATCGCCTCGCGCCTTATGCGCCGGTGCCCTTTGTTCGGTTTGGCGAGGATGGCGCGGCCGAATTCGTCGAGACGCGCAAGGCGGCCAGCGAGCGGGGGCTGAAGCCATTCGGCCGCATCACCGCCTTCCACGGCCAGATGGGCATGTTCGTCAGGGCGGTCGCTTATATGATGAGCCACGGCGCCGACGGTCTCAGGCAGGCGTCGGAGGACGCGGTGCTCGCCGCCAACTACGTCAAGGCATGCCTCAAGGACGTCATGACGGTCGCCTTCCCGGAGCGGCCCGCCATGCACGAAGTGCTGTTCAATGACCATTTCCTGGAAGGGACCGGCGTCACGACTCTCGATTTCGCCAAGGCGATGATCGACGAGGGGTTCCATCCGATGACCATGTATTTCCCGCTGGTCGTCCATGGCGCTCTGCTGATCGAACCAACCGAGTCGGAATCGAAAGCGAGCCTTGACCAGTTCATCGGTACGCTGAGGCATCTTGCCGAAAAGGCAAAGGCGGGTGATGTCGCTGCCTTCAAGGCGGCGCCACAGCTGGCACCGCGCCGCCGTGTCGACGAGACACTAGCGGCCCGCCAGCCGAAGCTCACCTATCAGGGCTGA
- the gcvPA gene encoding aminomethyl-transferring glycine dehydrogenase subunit GcvPA: protein MRYLPLSDADRNDMLAAIGATSIDDLFADLPAAKRLAGLPKLPPHASEQAVARRLGAMAAKNMPAGSVPFFIGAGAYRHHVPATVDHLIQRSEFLTSYTPYQPEIAQGTLQVLFEFQTQVARLTGMEVANASMYDGSTGLAEAVLMAHRITRRDRAVLSGGVHPHYRGVVETVTRFPGHTVESLPPDLSGTEDILAAIDETTSCVVVQSPSFYGHLYDLKPIAEKAHAVGALLIAVFTEVVSLGLIEPPGAQGADIVVGEGQSLGNPLSFGGPYVGLFATRQKYVRQMPGRLCGETVDADGRRAFVLTLSTREQHIRREKATSNICTNAGLCSLAFSIHLTLLGGAGLTKLARINHANAVKLADGLATLPGVELLNRAFFNEFALRLPKSAVGIVEALAAKGILAGVPASRLEPNRPELENVLVVAATEVNTDDDRAALTTALREALA from the coding sequence ATGCGCTATCTTCCTCTTTCCGACGCTGATCGGAACGATATGCTGGCAGCCATCGGCGCCACCTCGATCGACGACCTCTTCGCGGACCTGCCCGCGGCGAAGCGCCTTGCGGGGTTGCCGAAGTTGCCCCCGCACGCCAGCGAGCAGGCGGTTGCTCGCCGTCTCGGCGCCATGGCCGCGAAGAATATGCCGGCCGGATCGGTGCCCTTCTTTATCGGTGCCGGCGCCTACCGGCACCACGTACCGGCCACCGTCGATCACCTGATCCAGCGCTCGGAATTCCTGACGAGCTATACGCCTTACCAGCCGGAGATCGCCCAGGGGACGCTGCAGGTCCTGTTCGAGTTTCAGACGCAAGTCGCCCGTCTCACCGGCATGGAAGTCGCCAATGCCTCGATGTACGACGGGTCGACAGGGCTGGCCGAGGCGGTGCTGATGGCCCATCGCATCACCCGGCGTGATCGGGCGGTGTTGTCCGGCGGCGTTCATCCGCACTATCGCGGTGTGGTCGAGACGGTGACCCGCTTCCCAGGCCATACGGTGGAGAGCCTGCCGCCGGACCTTTCGGGTACCGAGGATATCCTCGCCGCCATTGACGAGACGACCTCCTGCGTCGTCGTTCAGTCACCATCCTTCTATGGCCATCTCTACGATCTCAAGCCGATCGCCGAAAAGGCACATGCCGTCGGCGCGCTCTTGATCGCCGTCTTCACCGAGGTGGTGTCGCTCGGCCTGATCGAGCCACCGGGCGCGCAGGGCGCCGACATCGTCGTTGGCGAGGGACAGTCGCTCGGCAATCCGCTCAGCTTCGGCGGTCCCTACGTCGGCCTCTTTGCGACGCGCCAGAAATATGTTCGCCAGATGCCCGGCCGTCTCTGCGGCGAGACGGTGGATGCCGATGGCCGGCGCGCCTTCGTCCTGACGCTGTCGACGCGCGAGCAGCACATCCGTCGTGAGAAGGCCACGTCCAACATCTGCACCAACGCTGGCCTTTGCTCGTTGGCCTTCTCGATCCACCTGACGCTGCTGGGCGGCGCGGGGTTGACCAAGCTCGCCCGTATCAACCACGCCAACGCGGTGAAGCTCGCCGATGGGCTGGCCACGCTGCCGGGTGTCGAGTTGCTCAATCGCGCTTTCTTCAACGAGTTCGCCCTGCGCTTGCCGAAGAGCGCCGTCGGCATCGTCGAGGCTCTGGCCGCCAAGGGCATCCTCGCCGGCGTGCCGGCGAGCCGGCTCGAACCGAACCGACCGGAGCTTGAAAACGTGCTGGTCGTCGCCGCCACCGAGGTCAACACCGACGATGACAGGGCGGCGCTGACGACGGCCCTGCGGGAGGCGCTGGCATGA
- the gcvH gene encoding glycine cleavage system protein GcvH produces the protein MTKYYTEEHEWIAVAGKIATLGITDYAQAQLGDVVFVEVPTVGRKVKKGEETAVVESVKAASEVYSPVTGTVVETNEPLANSPITVNEDPEGAGWFCRIELSDPAELEVLMDEAAYKAFVEGL, from the coding sequence ATGACCAAGTATTACACTGAAGAGCACGAGTGGATCGCCGTGGCCGGCAAGATCGCTACCCTCGGCATCACCGATTATGCGCAGGCCCAGCTCGGCGACGTGGTGTTCGTCGAGGTGCCGACCGTTGGTCGCAAGGTGAAGAAGGGCGAGGAGACGGCCGTCGTCGAAAGCGTCAAGGCGGCGAGCGAAGTCTATTCGCCGGTCACCGGAACGGTCGTCGAGACCAACGAGCCGCTCGCCAACAGCCCGATCACCGTCAACGAAGACCCGGAGGGTGCCGGCTGGTTCTGTCGGATCGAGTTGTCGGACCCCGCCGAACTCGAAGTTCTCATGGACGAGGCCGCCTACAAGGCTTTTGTCGAAGGGCTTTGA
- the gcvT gene encoding glycine cleavage system aminomethyltransferase GcvT, with protein MTTPVDADHDPYSAAVPLKTPLHDAHVALGARMVPFAGYLMPVQYEGILAEHAHCRAAAGLFDVSHMGQATLRGPDHQTVARALEALIPADILGLEPGRQRYSQLLNERGGILDDLMVHRAHGAEGTLGLVVNAACKVADYAHIAARLPDGVLLEIHEERALLALQGPEAVNVLVSLGADVAGWDFMDVGSASIAGIPAFLSRSGYTGEDGFEISVHADTVAGLWEILLRDPRVRPIGLGARDSLRLEGGLCLYGHDIDETTTPVEAGLLWSIQKRRREEGGFPGADIVRSQIAEGVARKRVGIRPDGRAPARDGAEIVDENGYAIGVVTSGGFGPTVGGPVAIGYVAAVHARPGTRVGLMVRGKVLPAEIVSLPFVPARFHRAPK; from the coding sequence ATGACGACGCCCGTCGATGCCGACCACGACCCGTATTCCGCCGCCGTGCCACTCAAGACGCCGCTCCATGACGCTCATGTGGCGCTTGGTGCACGTATGGTGCCCTTCGCCGGCTACCTGATGCCGGTGCAATACGAAGGGATTCTTGCCGAGCACGCCCATTGCCGCGCGGCGGCCGGCTTGTTTGATGTTTCGCACATGGGTCAGGCCACGCTGCGTGGACCCGACCATCAAACGGTCGCTCGTGCTCTCGAAGCATTGATACCGGCTGACATTCTTGGTCTTGAGCCGGGCCGACAGCGCTATTCCCAACTTCTCAACGAACGCGGCGGTATCCTCGACGACTTGATGGTTCATCGTGCCCATGGCGCCGAAGGTACGCTCGGTCTCGTCGTCAATGCCGCCTGCAAGGTCGCGGACTACGCTCACATTGCCGCCCGGCTGCCCGATGGCGTCTTGCTTGAAATCCACGAGGAGCGGGCTCTGCTCGCCTTGCAGGGGCCGGAAGCGGTCAACGTGCTCGTTTCGCTTGGCGCCGACGTCGCTGGCTGGGACTTCATGGATGTCGGCTCGGCGAGCATTGCCGGTATCCCGGCCTTCCTGTCCCGTTCCGGCTATACCGGCGAGGACGGTTTCGAGATTTCCGTCCATGCCGATACGGTCGCCGGTCTTTGGGAAATCCTGCTGCGTGATCCCCGGGTTCGGCCGATCGGTCTCGGCGCCCGCGACTCGCTGCGTCTAGAAGGTGGGCTCTGCCTCTACGGCCATGACATCGACGAGACGACGACGCCGGTCGAGGCCGGTCTGCTCTGGTCGATCCAGAAGCGCCGCCGTGAGGAAGGTGGCTTCCCCGGCGCCGATATCGTTCGTTCGCAGATTGCCGAGGGTGTCGCGCGCAAGCGCGTCGGCATCCGTCCGGATGGACGGGCACCGGCCCGCGACGGCGCTGAGATCGTCGACGAGAACGGCTATGCCATCGGGGTCGTAACATCGGGCGGCTTTGGCCCGACGGTGGGTGGCCCCGTGGCGATAGGCTACGTCGCCGCCGTTCACGCCCGGCCAGGCACGCGGGTGGGACTGATGGTGCGCGGCAAGGTGCTGCCCGCCGAAATCGTTTCTCTTCCCTTCGTTCCGGCACGCTTTCATCGCGCGCCCAAGTAA
- the ispH gene encoding 4-hydroxy-3-methylbut-2-enyl diphosphate reductase, with translation MSLPKLKILLCAPRGFCAGVDRAIQIVDLALARYGAPVYVRHEIVHNKYVVEELRAKGAVFVEELDEIPETEQPVIFSAHGVPRSVPAAARARNLFQLDATCPLVTKVHREAEIHHKKGRHVILIGHAGHPEVIGTMGQLPEGAVTLIETVDDVGKLSFPAGTVLSYTSQTTLSVDDTRTIVEALSVRFPDIVPPHKSDICYATTNRQVAVREVAPKVDAMLVVGAPNSSNSQRLREVAAREGCARAFLIQRASDLDWDALDGIGALGITAGASAPEILVEEIIDAFAARYDVSVETVRTAEETIAFTLPRPLRDMADQSGPEL, from the coding sequence GTGTCGCTGCCGAAGCTCAAGATCCTGCTCTGCGCGCCGCGCGGCTTCTGCGCCGGCGTCGATCGAGCGATCCAGATTGTCGATCTGGCGCTCGCCCGTTATGGCGCGCCGGTCTATGTGCGGCACGAAATCGTCCACAATAAATACGTGGTCGAAGAGCTTCGTGCCAAAGGCGCGGTCTTCGTGGAAGAACTCGACGAGATCCCGGAAACGGAGCAACCGGTCATTTTTTCCGCGCACGGCGTGCCGCGCTCAGTGCCGGCCGCCGCCCGGGCTCGCAATCTTTTCCAGCTAGACGCCACTTGTCCGCTGGTCACCAAGGTGCACCGCGAGGCGGAGATTCATCACAAAAAGGGGCGGCACGTCATCCTGATCGGCCATGCCGGACACCCCGAGGTCATCGGCACCATGGGGCAGCTGCCCGAGGGCGCGGTGACGCTGATCGAGACAGTCGATGACGTCGGCAAGCTCAGTTTCCCGGCCGGGACGGTGCTCTCCTACACATCCCAGACCACACTCTCGGTCGATGATACGCGGACAATCGTCGAGGCGCTCAGCGTTCGCTTTCCAGATATCGTGCCGCCGCACAAGAGCGACATCTGTTACGCCACGACCAACCGGCAGGTCGCCGTGCGCGAAGTGGCGCCGAAAGTCGATGCCATGCTGGTGGTTGGCGCGCCGAACTCGTCCAACTCACAGCGCCTCCGCGAAGTGGCCGCCCGCGAGGGCTGCGCGCGTGCTTTCCTGATCCAACGAGCGTCCGACCTCGACTGGGACGCGCTCGACGGCATCGGAGCGCTGGGAATCACCGCTGGCGCCTCAGCGCCGGAAATACTGGTCGAAGAGATCATCGATGCTTTCGCCGCTCGTTACGACGTATCCGTCGAAACGGTGCGGACGGCCGAGGAAACCATCGCCTTCACCCTTCCGCGCCCGCTGCGCGACATGGCCGACCAGAGCGGCCCGGAGCTCTAG